The segment GTTGGGCACGGTGCATCCCGTAGTACTCCAGGTCCGTCCGTTGGCTCTTCCGCTTCCTCAAACCTGGCGTATCGATCGCCATGAACTTTTGGTCATCCATCTCAAAGAGCACGTCGACGCTGTCCCGGGTCGTTCCCGGGATTTCGCTGACGATCATGCGGTCATCCTCGCTCAGCGTATTCACAAACGTGCTTTTTCCAACGTTTCGGCGGCCCACGATCGCGATCTTCATTTCGGGAGCCGATGTGTCTTCATCGTCGGTTGGCTCGGGTAAGCGGTCGACGATTAGTTCCAACAACTCGTCACGGTTGCGATTTTGAGTTGTACTAACGCACACCAATCGTCCGCGACCAAGCCGCTGGAAGTCGGCGGCTAAGTTGTCTTGATGCCCTTGATCGGCCTTGTTTGCAACCAAAATCACCGGTTTTTCGATCGTCCTGAGCCGCTCGGACACCTCCTCGTCAAGCGGCATCACGCCCGCTTGAACGTCGACGACGAGCACGATCACATCGGCAACATTGAGCGCCATCTCAATTTGGTGGCGGACATCGGCTGTCAAATTGTCCGCATCTTCAACGCCCATGCCGCCCGTATCGATCAGTTCGAAAAAACGGTCATCGGTTTCGATAAGCGTCATCATTCGATCGCGGGTAACCCCCTCGTAATCATCGACAATGGCCAGTCGACGACGGGCGATCCAGTTGAAAAGACTACTTTTTCCGACATTGGGGCGACCGACAATAGCAACGCGAGGAACCGGCATGGAAATGAACTTGTAAAGGAAAATAAGTAAAAACAGACGTGTGAGTATGATCGTATTCAGCACAACCTAAAACAAATAGCCCCAAACACGACGGATCGGAACAACTTGTCCGCCTCGGAGAGACGCGCCGACGGGTGCGATGGTTTCGAAGGTGGATTCGATCCACTACGATTCTAACGCTTCTATCTCACATTCGCATTGGCTTTATCATGGCTGACCCTGCTTCTTCCGATCCACAACGAACGGGCGATCTTGATCGCGACAACACCTTGCTGCAAGCTGCTGCGTTTGCGGAACATTTGCAGCGATCGGGCGTTGCCTTTCTTCCCAGAGCCAACCCGGACCGGGTCGCAGAATTCAAGCAGCGGTTTGCTCCGTCAATTCCGATCGCTCCTGCGACGGAGAAGAAGGCCGCCGTCGAACAGGTTGCCGAAGAGAAGATCCTCCCAAAACCGCCTGAATCCCGGCCTGAATCCCGGCCTGAATCCCGGCCTGAATCCCGGCCTGAATTCCAGTCCACGTCGATCCGTGGCGAAGCCGCGAAGCGATACCCTTGCGAAGCACGGCCCGTTTCCCAAAGAACGGCGGAGCTCGATACGCTCGCCAGCACCGTTGCCGCATGTACCAAGTGTCCAGAACTCGTTCACTGTCGAACGCAGACGGTTTTCGGCGAAGGAGATCCGCAAGCCCGATTCGTGTTTTTCGGCGAAGGCCCAGGCGCCGACGAAGACAGGACAGGACGCCCGTTTGTTGGAAAAGCAGGTCAATTGCTAGACAAGATGATCGTCGCATGCAAGCTGACTCGGGACGAAGTCTATATTTTGAATACCGTCAAATGTCGCCCCCCCGGCAATCGCAATCCTGAACCCGAAGAAATCGAGAATTGCCGCCCCTTTTTCGAAAGCCAGCTAGAAATCATTCGCCCTCAGTACATCGTTTGCCTCGGTGCCGTGGGCACGCAAGCTCTGCTGAGGTCGAAATTACCGATCGGAAAACTAAGAGGAAAATTTCATCGCTATTTCGATTCGAAAGTCGTGGCGACCTACCATCCAGCTTACTTGCTAAGAAATCCTGCCGCCAAAAAGGCCGCCTGGGCCGATCTCCAAATGATGCTCAAAGATGCCGGGATCTCACTTCGCTAGGCAGGGGCAAGCGGGCGCTATGCGAACCCAATCCGCTCCGAGAACCGAGCATCACTCGACTTTGCTAGCATTAAGGGCGTGAATTTTTCCCCTTGACCTCTTCGGCTTAATGGTGACAATTCGAATTCACCGGTCGAGCATTAGGATTTTGCTCGTCGCCGTCGGCAAAGGATTTGCCGAAAATGATTTCGAAATCGCGATGTGCAGGGAGGCCATCACCATGCGTCATACCGTAAACGCTTCTTCCGCTCGTTTCAGCACCTCTTCCCTATCCAGTGCTCCCGAATCGGGTGACCGATCGAACGAATCGGCCAACAAGGGTGCCCCCCCCCAGCCCACCTTCCGATCGCTACGCAGCCTACTCGCTCACGCTCGTTTTTTCTCTGGCGACGATGTTTCCTTCCACTCGATCGCCGAAAGTGCCGCTTCGGCGGAACCGGGCCAGTTGGTGGTTTATCGAATCGGAGAGATTTGCCCGAGCCAACTCATCGCCGATGCCCTTGCTCGTGGTGCAGCAGGCATTCTGACGGAACAAATATTGCCCTGTCCGATTCCCCAGTGCATTGTTGGCGATGTCGATTTGACGTTGGCCGATTTGCAATCTCGCCTACTCGATCGCCCGGACCGTAAACTGCTGACCGTTGGCGTCTACGGTTCAGCGGGCAAAACGACGACTTCGCTACTCGTTGCCCAGTTGCTGCGTAGTATCGGGCTGCGAACTTCCTATCAAACCGATCTTGGCTCGAGTGATGGGATTGTGCAAACGACCTCACCCGAGCGTGTTCCGGCGGCGGGAGCCCTTGTCGAGTGGCTGGGCGAATCGTATGACGCAGGTGCCAAGACAGCCGTGATCGAATTGTCAGACGACGCCGCCAAACATGGCCGATACGACTGCATCGAGTTCGACTTGTTGATCGTAACAGGTTCCACGGTAACCGAGAACGACTTCGGCCCATCGGGTTTAACTTGCGTGCTCGAGCGAGTTGCCTCGCAAGGCGTGGTCATTGCGTCGGCGGACCAGCCAGGTGTGCTAAGGACGATCAAAAATCACGGTTCAAATGTGATGACGTACGGTGTTCGTTCGGACGCGGATGTCACCGCAAAAGTGATCGATCAAGAAGGCGGCATGTCAACACTGATGATGACTCACGAAACGTTGTCCGTCGTGATGGAAACCCCGCTTTGTGGAGCCGCGATGGCACTCAATCACGCTGCGGCCGCGGTTGTGGGGATCCTACTCAACCAACCGCTATCGGAGGTCGTCGAGCATCTGGGTGGGCTGCGGAGTGTTCCAGGCCGGATGCAGACATTATCCGCATTCGGTCAAGCGGACGTGATCGTTGACGCTGCCCGTACCCCCGAGCAAATTTCTTCCACCCTCCGAGCCGCTCGGCTGATGAAGCAGCCTGGCGGCCGATTGTGGTGTGTGATGGCGATTGATCCTGGTGCGGCCCCCGCCCACTTGGCGTTGATTGGCAGTCATGCGGAAAGGTTTTCGGACCGTCCGATTTTGAGCTGTGTGATGGAAGC is part of the Novipirellula aureliae genome and harbors:
- the der gene encoding ribosome biogenesis GTPase Der; amino-acid sequence: MPVPRVAIVGRPNVGKSSLFNWIARRRLAIVDDYEGVTRDRMMTLIETDDRFFELIDTGGMGVEDADNLTADVRHQIEMALNVADVIVLVVDVQAGVMPLDEEVSERLRTIEKPVILVANKADQGHQDNLAADFQRLGRGRLVCVSTTQNRNRDELLELIVDRLPEPTDDEDTSAPEMKIAIVGRRNVGKSTFVNTLSEDDRMIVSEIPGTTRDSVDVLFEMDDQKFMAIDTPGLRKRKSQRTDLEYYGMHRAQRSIRRADVVLVFFDAAETVSKVDKQLIGYVMEHHKPVIFVINKWDQYHGKVPTDRWVHYIRAQFPSLAYAPIAFITGQTGKNCKTLLNHAAMLFKQSRERVSTGVLNRVIRAAVDSHPAPMYQNRRPKIFFATQVATEPPTVVLMCTEPKAFGNDYKRYLLNVLRDHLPYGEVPIKLYLHKRHREGDEQEKA
- a CDS encoding uracil-DNA glycosylase; amino-acid sequence: MADPASSDPQRTGDLDRDNTLLQAAAFAEHLQRSGVAFLPRANPDRVAEFKQRFAPSIPIAPATEKKAAVEQVAEEKILPKPPESRPESRPESRPESRPEFQSTSIRGEAAKRYPCEARPVSQRTAELDTLASTVAACTKCPELVHCRTQTVFGEGDPQARFVFFGEGPGADEDRTGRPFVGKAGQLLDKMIVACKLTRDEVYILNTVKCRPPGNRNPEPEEIENCRPFFESQLEIIRPQYIVCLGAVGTQALLRSKLPIGKLRGKFHRYFDSKVVATYHPAYLLRNPAAKKAAWADLQMMLKDAGISLR
- a CDS encoding Mur ligase family protein — protein: MRHTVNASSARFSTSSLSSAPESGDRSNESANKGAPPQPTFRSLRSLLAHARFFSGDDVSFHSIAESAASAEPGQLVVYRIGEICPSQLIADALARGAAGILTEQILPCPIPQCIVGDVDLTLADLQSRLLDRPDRKLLTVGVYGSAGKTTTSLLVAQLLRSIGLRTSYQTDLGSSDGIVQTTSPERVPAAGALVEWLGESYDAGAKTAVIELSDDAAKHGRYDCIEFDLLIVTGSTVTENDFGPSGLTCVLERVASQGVVIASADQPGVLRTIKNHGSNVMTYGVRSDADVTAKVIDQEGGMSTLMMTHETLSVVMETPLCGAAMALNHAAAAVVGILLNQPLSEVVEHLGGLRSVPGRMQTLSAFGQADVIVDAARTPEQISSTLRAARLMKQPGGRLWCVMAIDPGAAPAHLALIGSHAERFSDRPILSCVMEAKESFLQASHAVLDGVKKCAMMRLVADHRRAVEWAMQEASPNDTIICIGGIGNASADAQRSKIEQITNWIESSRSSTQEEAEPKILSMFAK